The following coding sequences lie in one Stenotrophomonas rhizophila genomic window:
- a CDS encoding alpha/beta hydrolase, which translates to MSLDPDIARFLQTLPPPEVVAGLTLQQIRAASEVALPALQGPMEQVADVRDFSVTTGDGHALTVRAYWPAGHCQGQARPGLLFAHGGGWFQCSLAVYDRPCRALANATGCVVLAVDYRLAPEHRFPIPLDDVYAALCWSHAQAAQLDIDPARLMVSGDSAGGNLAAAVALLARERGGPPIHHQLLLYPALDTAIDTDSHRQFGEGYYLSTALMQRCWDAYLGEGVANADGRAVPARAHDLRGLPPATVLVCAYDPLRDEGEQYAARLAQAGVAVHCERLPGMVHACLHLLGTAPASRVLLTRSAALLAAAI; encoded by the coding sequence ATGAGCCTGGACCCGGATATCGCCCGCTTCCTGCAGACCCTGCCACCGCCGGAGGTGGTGGCAGGGTTGACGCTGCAGCAGATCCGCGCGGCCAGCGAAGTTGCCCTGCCCGCCCTGCAGGGTCCGATGGAGCAGGTGGCCGACGTACGCGATTTCAGCGTGACCACCGGCGATGGCCATGCCCTCACCGTGCGCGCGTACTGGCCGGCCGGGCATTGCCAGGGCCAGGCGCGCCCGGGGCTGCTGTTCGCCCATGGCGGCGGGTGGTTCCAGTGCTCGCTGGCGGTGTACGACCGTCCGTGCCGGGCGCTGGCCAATGCCACCGGCTGCGTGGTGCTGGCGGTGGACTACCGTCTCGCGCCGGAGCACCGCTTCCCGATTCCGCTGGACGACGTGTACGCCGCGCTGTGCTGGAGCCATGCCCAAGCCGCGCAGCTGGACATCGACCCGGCGCGGTTGATGGTGAGCGGCGACAGTGCCGGCGGCAACCTGGCCGCGGCGGTGGCCCTGCTGGCGCGCGAACGCGGTGGGCCGCCGATCCACCACCAGCTGCTGCTGTACCCGGCGCTGGACACGGCCATCGACACCGACAGCCACCGGCAGTTCGGCGAGGGCTATTACCTGAGCACGGCGTTGATGCAACGGTGCTGGGACGCCTACCTGGGCGAGGGCGTGGCCAACGCCGATGGGCGGGCGGTGCCCGCGCGGGCGCATGACCTGCGCGGCCTGCCGCCGGCCACCGTGCTGGTGTGCGCGTACGACCCGCTGCGCGACGAAGGCGAGCAGTACGCCGCGCGCTTGGCGCAGGCCGGGGTGGCGGTGCACTGCGAGCGCCTGCCCGGCATGGTGCACGCGTGCCTGCACCTGCTGGGCACCGCGCCGGCATCGCGGGTGCTGTTGACGCGCAGCGCGGCGCTGTTGGCCGCTGCGATCTGA
- a CDS encoding alpha/beta fold hydrolase, protein MSTSLDSITHRHVRIDGRSVHCAILGEGRPVLLIPGWPQTWYAWRHILQALAAQGFQAIAVDPPGTGDSDTPAHGYDTGGIAATLNAVMQQLGHARYQVVGHDVGMWVAYALASDHPDAVQRLAITEAVIPGLAEAPPVFVAPEDNIFLWHFMFNQVRDLPEALIAGRERAYLTFMFDRWAHRREAVACEVYIRAYAAPGGLSGGFGYYRAIPETIRQNQQRALTPLAMPVLAIGAEHATANMPMDTMRAHAADLRGTMIADCGHFVMEEAPQAFLDQLLPFLLPDCAA, encoded by the coding sequence ATGAGCACCTCTCTGGACAGCATTACCCACCGCCACGTCCGCATCGACGGCCGCAGCGTGCATTGCGCGATCCTGGGCGAGGGCCGGCCGGTGCTGCTGATTCCCGGCTGGCCGCAGACCTGGTACGCCTGGCGGCACATCCTGCAGGCGTTGGCCGCACAGGGTTTCCAGGCCATTGCGGTGGACCCGCCCGGCACCGGTGATTCGGACACGCCGGCCCACGGCTACGACACCGGCGGCATCGCCGCCACCCTGAACGCGGTGATGCAGCAGCTGGGCCATGCGCGCTACCAGGTGGTGGGCCATGACGTGGGCATGTGGGTGGCCTACGCGCTGGCCAGCGACCACCCCGATGCCGTGCAGCGGCTGGCCATCACCGAGGCGGTGATTCCCGGGTTGGCCGAGGCACCGCCGGTGTTCGTGGCCCCGGAAGACAACATCTTCCTGTGGCATTTCATGTTCAACCAGGTGCGCGACCTGCCCGAAGCGCTGATTGCCGGGCGCGAGCGCGCCTACCTGACCTTCATGTTCGATCGCTGGGCGCATCGCCGCGAAGCGGTGGCGTGCGAGGTGTACATCCGCGCGTATGCCGCCCCGGGCGGGCTGAGCGGTGGGTTCGGCTATTACCGCGCCATTCCCGAAACCATCCGCCAGAACCAGCAGCGCGCTCTTACCCCGCTGGCGATGCCGGTGCTGGCCATCGGGGCCGAACATGCCACCGCCAATATGCCCATGGACACCATGCGCGCGCATGCTGCCGACCTGCGCGGCACGATGATTGCCGACTGCGGCCACTTCGTGATGGAAGAAGCCCCGCAGGCCTTCCTGGACCAGCTGCTGCCGTTCCTGCTGCCGGACTGCGCGGCATGA
- a CDS encoding DUF1428 domain-containing protein has product MSYIDGFVLAVPTAHKEKFLAHAREGDAICIEHGALRVVECWGDDVSHGKQTDFFRAVEAKDDETVVFSWIEWPDKATRDAGMRKMMEDPRMNPENNPMPFDGKRMIYGGFVPVVELGGK; this is encoded by the coding sequence ATGTCCTATATCGACGGTTTCGTGCTTGCAGTACCCACCGCCCACAAAGAGAAGTTCCTTGCCCACGCCCGCGAAGGCGATGCGATCTGTATCGAGCACGGCGCGCTGCGCGTGGTCGAATGCTGGGGCGACGATGTAAGCCACGGCAAGCAGACCGACTTCTTCCGCGCCGTGGAGGCCAAGGACGATGAAACGGTGGTGTTTTCCTGGATCGAATGGCCCGACAAGGCCACCCGCGATGCCGGCATGCGGAAGATGATGGAAGACCCGCGCATGAACCCGGAAAACAACCCGATGCCGTTTGACGGCAAGCGCATGATCTACGGCGGCTTTGTGCCGGTGGTGGAACTGGGCGGCAAGTAG
- a CDS encoding S9 family peptidase codes for MTEGSAPRHLQLLAGMLGLLGVSLAPATAAPTAEDYARAERVLDGHLRGKVRNATVLPNWLDDGRFWYRHQTAQGSTDYLLVDPRVPSREPLFDRARLRVALQAAGATDADQVLLQVASVTTAPDVGALQVVLRSGAVQGLQCTLPAYRCAAVALPAPNPQALTAPDGQRAVVVRDHNLWLLPAGTAPAIALTQDGEASHGYGVLPDFALRGIPYREGRLQPPPFAVSWAPDGSRLFGVRYDERHVQAYPYLATAPAQGVRPVLHQVRLGLLGDAEQVRDAWFVTDVEAARTQSIPVPDGWHSLTEAGVLGWSRTADKAYTAIVRYDRPARIRLVEIDLHRRTVRTLLEETSSTRVQLNSYPYNRAAVRVLPDRDQVVWFSQRDGWGHLYLVDTASGAVIRQLTRGAWLVRDIVGVDPDEQQLYFSAGGREPGDPYQRRLYRVPLDGGEPVLLTPEAADHAIDAGAGALMGGRDPQMLAPSGRWVVDSHSTVAAPPITVLRDTRDGRVVLPLEHADDSAVRAAGWQPPHREQLLAADGHTPIYATVYLPPGYTASGRYPVIDAMYGGPHVSNAPVGYLDATATMNPVARASLAQLGFVVVSIDARGTPGRSKAFHDSSFLTAADVQLDDHVVAIRQLAARYPGMDLARVGIYGHSFGGYSAARALLRHPSFYRVGVASAGSHSFQGMYGGGIHGMDRLVGGQPVYADGSAVRPDATAVPALFQPLDNSALAAQLQGKLMLVYGDLDENAMPALTLQLARALNAANKDYDLLYLANQDHELFRNDTYYMRRMWDYFVTHLMGATPPAYELGRQHDGA; via the coding sequence ATGACAGAAGGATCTGCACCGCGCCACCTGCAGTTGCTGGCCGGGATGCTGGGGCTGCTTGGCGTGAGCCTGGCGCCGGCGACGGCCGCGCCCACCGCCGAGGACTACGCGCGCGCCGAACGGGTACTGGACGGACACCTGCGCGGAAAAGTACGCAATGCCACGGTGCTGCCGAACTGGCTGGACGATGGCCGGTTCTGGTACCGCCACCAGACTGCGCAGGGCAGCACCGATTACCTGCTGGTGGACCCCCGCGTGCCCTCGCGCGAGCCGCTGTTCGATCGCGCGCGGTTGCGTGTGGCGCTCCAGGCCGCTGGTGCTACCGACGCCGACCAGGTGCTGCTGCAGGTGGCCAGCGTCACCACTGCGCCCGATGTCGGCGCGCTGCAGGTGGTGCTGCGCAGCGGCGCCGTGCAAGGCCTGCAGTGCACGCTGCCGGCCTACCGGTGTGCAGCAGTCGCGCTGCCCGCACCCAACCCGCAGGCGCTGACCGCACCGGATGGACAGCGGGCCGTGGTGGTACGCGACCACAACCTGTGGCTGCTCCCGGCCGGAACGGCACCGGCCATTGCACTCACCCAGGATGGCGAGGCGTCCCACGGCTACGGCGTGCTGCCCGATTTCGCGCTGCGCGGCATTCCCTATCGCGAGGGCCGGCTGCAACCGCCGCCGTTCGCGGTGTCGTGGGCGCCCGACGGCAGCCGCCTGTTCGGGGTGCGCTATGACGAGCGCCACGTGCAGGCCTATCCCTACCTGGCCACGGCGCCGGCGCAGGGCGTTCGCCCGGTGCTGCACCAGGTGCGGTTGGGCTTGCTGGGCGATGCCGAGCAGGTGCGCGATGCGTGGTTTGTCACCGACGTCGAGGCAGCGCGCACCCAGAGCATCCCGGTGCCCGACGGCTGGCACAGCCTCACCGAGGCCGGTGTACTGGGCTGGTCGCGCACGGCAGACAAGGCATACACCGCGATCGTGCGGTATGACCGCCCGGCGCGGATCCGGCTGGTGGAAATCGACCTGCACCGACGCACCGTGCGCACGCTGCTGGAGGAAACGTCCAGCACCCGCGTACAACTCAACAGCTATCCCTACAACCGCGCGGCGGTGCGCGTGCTGCCGGACCGCGACCAGGTGGTGTGGTTCTCGCAACGGGATGGCTGGGGCCATCTGTACCTGGTGGATACCGCCAGCGGCGCGGTGATCCGGCAGTTGACCCGCGGCGCGTGGCTGGTGCGCGATATCGTCGGCGTTGATCCGGACGAGCAGCAGCTGTACTTCAGCGCAGGCGGGCGCGAGCCCGGCGACCCGTACCAGCGCCGCCTGTACCGGGTGCCGCTGGACGGTGGCGAGCCGGTGCTGTTGACCCCCGAGGCGGCCGACCATGCCATCGATGCGGGGGCGGGCGCGCTGATGGGCGGGCGTGACCCGCAGATGCTGGCACCCTCTGGCCGCTGGGTAGTGGACAGCCACTCGACCGTGGCCGCGCCGCCCATCACCGTGCTGCGTGACACACGCGATGGTCGCGTGGTGCTGCCCCTGGAGCACGCCGACGACAGCGCCGTGCGCGCGGCCGGCTGGCAGCCCCCGCACCGGGAGCAACTGCTGGCCGCCGACGGCCACACCCCGATCTACGCCACCGTATACCTGCCACCCGGCTACACCGCCAGCGGCCGGTATCCGGTGATCGATGCAATGTACGGCGGGCCCCACGTGAGCAACGCGCCGGTGGGTTACCTGGACGCCACCGCCACGATGAATCCGGTGGCACGCGCCAGCCTGGCCCAGCTCGGCTTCGTGGTGGTCAGCATCGACGCGCGTGGCACGCCCGGCCGCTCCAAGGCGTTCCACGACAGCAGCTTCCTGACCGCTGCCGACGTGCAGCTGGACGACCACGTTGTCGCGATCCGGCAATTGGCAGCGCGCTACCCGGGCATGGACCTTGCGCGGGTGGGCATCTACGGGCACTCCTTCGGGGGCTACAGCGCCGCCCGGGCACTGTTGCGCCATCCGTCCTTCTACCGGGTGGGCGTGGCGTCGGCGGGCAGCCACAGCTTCCAGGGCATGTACGGCGGCGGCATCCACGGCATGGACCGACTGGTGGGGGGACAGCCGGTGTATGCCGACGGCAGCGCGGTGCGACCCGATGCGACGGCGGTGCCTGCGCTGTTCCAGCCGCTGGACAACAGCGCGTTGGCCGCGCAGCTGCAAGGCAAGCTGATGCTGGTGTATGGCGACCTGGACGAGAACGCCATGCCGGCGCTGACGCTGCAGCTGGCACGTGCGCTCAACGCCGCCAACAAGGACTACGACCTGCTGTACCTGGCCAACCAGGACCACGAACTGTTCCGCAACGATACGTACTACATGCGCCGCATGTGGGATTACTTCGTCACCCACTTGATGGGTGCCACGCCGCCCGCCTACGAACTGGGCAGGCAACACGACGGCGCGTGA
- a CDS encoding Ax21 family protein, giving the protein MKTSLIALALAAALPFAASAAEGLSYNYAEGDYVKTDADGGKADGWGVKGSYAFLPNFHAFGEFNQQKSDLDDAKTDQWRVGVGYNQEIGNSTDFVGRVAYNKYDPRHGLDFNGYSAEAGIRTAFGQHAEVYAMAGYEDFSKKHGINPDGQFYGRLGGQVKLNQNWGINGDIKMDRHGDKEWSVGPRFSW; this is encoded by the coding sequence ATGAAGACTTCGTTGATTGCCCTGGCGCTTGCCGCCGCCCTGCCGTTCGCCGCCTCCGCTGCTGAAGGCCTGTCCTACAACTACGCCGAAGGCGACTACGTCAAGACCGACGCAGACGGCGGCAAGGCCGATGGTTGGGGCGTGAAGGGTTCCTACGCGTTCCTGCCGAACTTCCACGCCTTTGGTGAGTTCAACCAGCAGAAGAGCGACCTGGACGATGCCAAGACCGACCAGTGGCGCGTCGGCGTGGGCTACAACCAGGAAATCGGCAACAGCACCGACTTCGTGGGCCGCGTTGCCTACAACAAGTACGACCCGCGCCATGGCCTGGACTTCAACGGCTACAGCGCCGAAGCCGGTATCCGCACCGCGTTCGGCCAGCATGCCGAAGTCTACGCAATGGCCGGCTACGAAGATTTCAGCAAGAAGCACGGCATCAATCCGGATGGCCAGTTCTACGGCCGCCTGGGTGGCCAGGTGAAGTTGAACCAGAACTGGGGCATCAACGGCGACATCAAGATGGATCGCCACGGTGACAAGGAATGGTCGGTCGGCCCGCGCTTCAGCTGGTAA
- a CDS encoding sugar phosphate isomerase/epimerase family protein, whose amino-acid sequence MRTIQGPSLHLAQFSADQPPFNDLPSIAAWAASQGFKALQIPAWDERLFDVEQAAHSQQYCDDMIAMLAGHGLVISELTTHIFGQLVAVHPAYDALCDSFAPAALHGDPDARSAWAIERIKLAAKASQRLGLDRMGTFSGSFAWPYLFPFPQRPDGLIEAAFEELARRWLPILDVCDAHGIDLCYEIHPSEDLHDGTSFERFHAAVGGHKRCRILFDPSHFVLQQLDYLSFLDIYRDFIGMVHIKDAEFNPSGRQGIYGGYSGWTERAGRFRSLGDGQVDFKGIFSKLAQYDYDGWATLEWECCLKNQEDGAREGVAFINAHIITVTDRIFDDFAGAPVSRAQIHGMLGIH is encoded by the coding sequence ATGCGCACCATCCAAGGCCCCAGCCTGCACCTGGCCCAGTTCAGTGCAGACCAGCCCCCCTTCAACGACCTGCCGTCCATTGCCGCCTGGGCCGCCAGCCAGGGCTTCAAGGCCCTGCAGATTCCGGCGTGGGACGAACGCCTGTTCGACGTGGAACAGGCCGCGCACAGCCAGCAGTACTGCGATGACATGATCGCCATGCTGGCCGGCCACGGGCTGGTGATCAGCGAACTCACCACGCACATCTTCGGCCAGCTGGTGGCGGTGCACCCGGCCTACGACGCGCTGTGCGACAGCTTCGCCCCCGCCGCCCTGCACGGCGACCCGGACGCACGCAGCGCCTGGGCGATCGAGCGCATCAAACTGGCGGCCAAGGCGTCGCAGCGGCTGGGCCTGGACCGCATGGGCACCTTCTCCGGTTCGTTCGCCTGGCCGTACCTGTTCCCGTTCCCGCAGCGACCGGACGGCCTGATCGAGGCCGCGTTCGAAGAGCTGGCCCGCCGCTGGCTGCCGATCCTGGACGTGTGCGACGCGCACGGCATCGACCTCTGCTACGAGATCCACCCCAGCGAAGACCTGCACGACGGCACCAGCTTCGAGCGCTTCCACGCCGCGGTGGGCGGCCATAAGCGCTGCCGGATCCTGTTCGACCCCAGCCACTTCGTGCTGCAGCAGCTGGATTACCTGAGCTTCCTTGACATCTACCGCGACTTCATCGGCATGGTCCACATCAAGGATGCCGAGTTCAATCCGAGCGGCCGCCAGGGCATCTACGGCGGCTACAGCGGCTGGACCGAGCGCGCCGGGCGCTTCCGTTCGCTGGGCGATGGGCAGGTGGACTTCAAGGGCATCTTCTCCAAGCTGGCCCAGTACGACTACGACGGCTGGGCCACGCTGGAATGGGAGTGCTGCCTGAAGAACCAGGAAGACGGTGCGCGCGAGGGCGTGGCCTTCATCAACGCGCACATCATCACCGTGACCGACCGCATCTTCGACGACTTCGCCGGCGCGCCGGTCAGCCGTGCGCAGATCCACGGCATGCTGGGGATCCACTGA